One window from the genome of Metabacillus flavus encodes:
- a CDS encoding antibiotic biosynthesis monooxygenase family protein, whose protein sequence is MNLYMTFGTADYLEGIVKSNSNETMLLMHTDDNAMLIHETDGETVLKEPKKYEVLDSSGSFEQAGFAVLNNIPVTEEGKPLFEQRFSERARMIENEPGFAAIRVLRPLRDDTYVILTLWEDEASFKNWQQSKAYEHAHKKRGTSDGVDQKSIFPRPSYVTTYQVLK, encoded by the coding sequence ATGAACTTGTACATGACGTTTGGAACGGCTGATTATTTAGAAGGAATCGTAAAATCGAATTCGAATGAAACCATGCTGCTAATGCATACAGATGACAATGCGATGCTGATTCACGAAACGGACGGAGAGACAGTGCTGAAGGAACCTAAAAAGTATGAGGTTCTGGATTCTTCCGGTTCCTTCGAACAGGCAGGTTTTGCAGTACTGAACAACATTCCTGTTACGGAAGAAGGGAAACCGCTCTTTGAACAGCGATTTAGCGAAAGAGCAAGAATGATTGAAAACGAGCCGGGCTTTGCGGCAATCAGGGTTCTACGACCTCTGCGCGATGACACTTACGTGATCCTGACATTGTGGGAGGATGAAGCATCCTTCAAAAATTGGCAGCAATCTAAAGCTTATGAACATGCTCATAAAAAAAGAGGCACATCCGATGGAGTGGACCAAAAATCAATCTTTCCTCGTCCATCCTATGTCACAACCTATCAAGTACTAAAATAA
- a CDS encoding transglycosylase domain-containing protein, which translates to MMKSLIVRAGSAAAILIVISIAGYLFILLAGSAMIDEKKLVLPSATRLVDKNGKEITRLYEQNREIVSIKKVPEHVQQAFIAVEDRRFYEHSGIDLKSIGRAVYKDLTAGSKVEGGSTITQQLAKNSFLSSEKSWLRKTKEAMIAINLENKYSKEKLLEMYLNQLYFGHGAYGVEAASQYFFQKNVSELTVAEGAMLASLPKAPSSYSPILHPVKSKERRDTVLSLMQEQGYLSAEDTVRLQGKTLALNLSKKMDHPWLYSYVDLVMDEAENLYSLSNQELLRGGYTIQVPLQQDIQKRAYDMFQSNSYFPGTDQHAQGSFVLLDNRSGGVMAAIGGRDYTPKGYNRVTSKRQPGSTFKPLAVYGPAMEEKLYEPYSLLSDSYQTYAGSYAPENNDDRYSGQVTMYDALIKSKNAPAVWAMNELGVEKSKSYLEKQGLPVPDKGLAIALGGLKEGVNPLQLANAYRIFPEAGVYSEPYFIEKIEDRDNKVIAEKPQKEVRVYSAQTAWNMTRMLQHVISEGTAKSGSYPGELAGKTGTTSYPEKEGAVMDAWFAGYTPDVTGALWMGYDQTSKDQHLTGGSAYPARLFKKILSESETVRKTAFAVPKGADDLESPIRLKPLEQVDADYAFDPLGLITVSLKWKKQEDPRVEYRIYEKSGENEKLIGKVKNDSTYEIPFSNVFSSASYKVVPFNEQTKQEGKGTPYAEPKIFSGR; encoded by the coding sequence ATGATGAAAAGTCTAATTGTAAGGGCAGGTAGTGCAGCAGCCATTTTAATTGTTATTTCCATCGCCGGATACTTATTTATCCTGCTCGCCGGCAGTGCAATGATTGACGAGAAGAAACTGGTTCTTCCATCAGCTACGAGGCTTGTAGATAAGAATGGAAAGGAAATCACCCGGCTGTATGAGCAGAATCGGGAAATTGTCTCCATTAAAAAGGTTCCGGAGCATGTTCAGCAGGCTTTTATTGCCGTAGAGGACCGCAGATTTTATGAGCATAGCGGAATTGATTTGAAATCAATCGGACGAGCTGTTTACAAGGATCTTACCGCTGGAAGCAAGGTAGAGGGCGGAAGTACGATAACACAGCAGCTCGCTAAAAATAGTTTTTTATCAAGCGAAAAGTCCTGGCTTCGTAAAACGAAAGAAGCGATGATCGCCATTAATCTCGAAAACAAATACAGCAAGGAAAAGCTGCTGGAAATGTATTTAAATCAGCTGTATTTCGGTCACGGAGCCTATGGTGTCGAAGCCGCTTCCCAGTATTTTTTCCAGAAGAACGTGTCCGAGCTGACCGTTGCCGAAGGAGCCATGCTCGCCTCCCTTCCGAAGGCACCGTCCTCTTATTCTCCCATTTTGCACCCCGTAAAATCGAAGGAACGAAGAGATACGGTTCTTTCATTAATGCAGGAACAAGGTTATTTGTCAGCTGAGGATACAGTCAGACTTCAAGGAAAGACCCTTGCACTCAACCTCAGCAAAAAAATGGATCATCCCTGGCTTTACAGTTATGTCGACCTCGTCATGGATGAAGCAGAAAATTTGTACTCTCTCTCCAATCAGGAGCTTTTAAGAGGAGGGTATACCATCCAGGTTCCCTTGCAGCAGGATATCCAAAAAAGAGCGTATGACATGTTTCAATCAAACAGCTATTTCCCGGGAACCGATCAGCATGCACAAGGATCATTCGTCTTGCTGGATAACCGTTCAGGAGGTGTCATGGCGGCAATTGGCGGAAGGGATTATACGCCTAAAGGCTATAACAGGGTAACGTCGAAAAGGCAGCCAGGCTCTACCTTCAAGCCGCTCGCGGTCTACGGTCCGGCAATGGAGGAAAAGCTTTATGAACCCTATTCGCTGCTCTCTGATTCCTATCAAACCTATGCTGGAAGCTATGCTCCGGAAAACAATGACGACCGCTATTCAGGTCAGGTTACGATGTATGATGCATTAATCAAGTCCAAAAATGCTCCTGCCGTATGGGCTATGAATGAGCTTGGTGTGGAAAAGAGCAAATCCTACCTTGAAAAACAGGGGCTTCCTGTTCCGGATAAAGGGCTGGCCATTGCTCTCGGAGGGCTGAAGGAAGGAGTCAATCCTTTGCAGCTCGCTAACGCATACCGGATTTTTCCGGAGGCAGGGGTTTATTCTGAGCCTTATTTTATTGAAAAAATAGAAGACCGTGACAACAAAGTGATTGCTGAGAAGCCGCAGAAAGAAGTAAGAGTATACTCTGCTCAGACTGCCTGGAACATGACAAGAATGCTGCAGCATGTTATCTCGGAAGGGACAGCTAAAAGCGGCAGTTACCCTGGAGAATTGGCAGGTAAAACAGGGACAACCTCTTATCCTGAAAAAGAAGGGGCGGTCATGGATGCCTGGTTTGCAGGGTATACGCCGGACGTAACCGGTGCTTTATGGATGGGCTACGATCAAACCTCCAAGGATCAGCATCTTACTGGTGGAAGTGCCTATCCGGCCAGGCTGTTTAAAAAAATCCTGAGCGAATCGGAAACCGTACGAAAAACGGCGTTTGCCGTTCCTAAGGGAGCAGATGATCTCGAAAGTCCGATCCGATTAAAGCCGCTGGAACAGGTAGACGCGGATTATGCATTTGATCCGCTGGGACTCATAACGGTTTCGTTAAAATGGAAAAAGCAGGAGGACCCGCGTGTAGAATACAGAATCTATGAAAAATCCGGAGAAAACGAGAAGCTGATTGGAAAAGTCAAAAATGACAGCACCTATGAAATCCCATTCAGCAATGTCTTCTCATCAGCATCCTATAAAGTCGTCCCGTTTAATGAGCAGACCAAACAAGAGGGGAAAGGAACCCCATACGCAGAACCTAAAATCTTTTCAGGCCGATAA
- the hemE gene encoding uroporphyrinogen decarboxylase — translation MESKQFNDAFLKACRGEKTDHVPLWFMRQAGRSQPEYRKIKEKYGLFEITHQPELSAYVTRLPVEQYNTDAAILYKDIMTPLPAIGVDVEIKTGIGPVISNPIRSLHDVEKLGEIHPEQDIPYILETIRILTQEQLSVPLIGFAGAPFTLASYMIEGGPSKNYNKTKAFMYAEPKAWFALMDKLADTMVTYVESQVKAGAKAIQIFDSWVGALNVQDYRTFIKPVMNRIFTSLAPLNVPLIMFGVGASHLAKEWHDLPLDVVGLDWRLPISDARAMGLTKTLQGNLDPAILLAPWHVIEERLKEILDEGMKSDSYVFNLGHGVFPEVQPATLKKVASFVHEYSASNK, via the coding sequence ATGGAGTCTAAACAATTCAATGATGCTTTTTTAAAGGCATGCAGAGGGGAAAAAACAGATCACGTGCCGCTATGGTTTATGAGGCAGGCAGGACGCTCCCAGCCGGAGTACCGCAAGATAAAGGAAAAGTACGGCTTGTTTGAAATCACTCATCAGCCTGAGCTGTCAGCTTATGTGACGAGGCTGCCAGTTGAGCAATATAATACAGATGCAGCCATCCTGTATAAAGATATTATGACGCCGCTTCCTGCAATCGGTGTAGATGTAGAAATCAAGACAGGCATCGGTCCGGTAATCAGCAATCCAATCCGAAGCCTTCATGATGTTGAAAAGCTTGGAGAGATTCATCCGGAGCAGGACATCCCCTATATTCTTGAAACCATCCGGATCCTCACTCAGGAACAGCTGAGTGTGCCGCTTATCGGCTTTGCAGGAGCGCCATTTACCCTTGCCAGCTACATGATTGAGGGCGGTCCATCGAAAAATTACAATAAAACGAAAGCGTTCATGTACGCAGAACCGAAAGCATGGTTCGCTCTGATGGACAAGCTTGCTGATACGATGGTTACCTATGTGGAGTCACAGGTGAAAGCAGGAGCAAAAGCGATCCAGATCTTTGATTCCTGGGTTGGCGCCTTGAATGTTCAGGATTACCGCACCTTTATTAAACCAGTGATGAATCGGATCTTTACAAGCCTGGCACCTCTAAATGTTCCGCTTATCATGTTCGGCGTCGGCGCGAGTCATTTAGCGAAGGAATGGCATGATCTGCCGCTCGATGTAGTGGGTCTTGACTGGAGATTGCCGATCAGTGACGCGCGTGCGATGGGTCTGACGAAGACACTTCAGGGCAATCTCGATCCTGCCATATTGCTTGCTCCGTGGCATGTCATTGAGGAACGTTTGAAGGAAATCCTGGATGAGGGAATGAAATCCGACAGCTATGTGTTTAACCTAGGGCACGGCGTATTCCCGGAAGTTCAGCCGGCAACGTTAAAAAAAGTAGCCTCCTTTGTTCATGAATATTCCGCTTCAAATAAATGA
- the hemH gene encoding ferrochelatase: MMKKKMGLLVMAYGTPYKEEDIERYYTHIRRGRPPAPEMLQDLKDRYEAIGGISPLAKITQDQAEKLEQHLNSIQDTIEFKMYLGLKHIEPFVEDAVKQMHEDGITEAVSIVLAPHYSTFSIKSYNGRAQEEAEKLGGLTITSVESWYQEPKFIRYWSNRVKETFNSMSEEERAKAVLIVSAHSLPEKIIAAGDPYPDQLQETAELITEAAGVKNYAIGWQSAGNTPDPWIGPDVQDLTRELYEEKGFRSFVYTPVGFVADHLEVLFDNDYECKVVTDELGAAYYRPEMPNDQAEFIDCLATVIMKHLQM; this comes from the coding sequence ATGATGAAAAAGAAGATGGGACTTCTTGTGATGGCTTACGGAACTCCATATAAAGAAGAGGATATTGAGCGCTATTATACGCACATCCGCCGCGGCAGACCGCCTGCTCCTGAAATGCTGCAGGATTTAAAAGACCGCTATGAAGCAATTGGAGGCATCTCTCCTCTTGCTAAAATTACTCAGGATCAGGCAGAAAAGCTTGAGCAGCACTTAAACAGCATCCAGGATACTATTGAATTTAAAATGTATCTTGGCTTGAAGCATATTGAACCTTTCGTCGAAGATGCAGTGAAGCAAATGCATGAGGACGGCATAACAGAGGCTGTCAGCATTGTTCTTGCTCCGCATTATTCTACCTTCAGCATCAAATCCTATAATGGACGCGCACAGGAAGAGGCCGAAAAACTTGGCGGGCTGACCATTACTTCTGTTGAAAGCTGGTATCAGGAGCCGAAGTTTATCCGCTATTGGTCGAACAGAGTTAAAGAAACCTTCAATTCCATGTCCGAAGAAGAACGGGCAAAAGCAGTCTTAATCGTTTCAGCCCACAGTCTTCCGGAGAAAATCATTGCAGCAGGCGACCCTTATCCGGATCAGCTCCAAGAGACAGCTGAGCTAATTACAGAGGCAGCCGGCGTCAAAAATTATGCCATTGGCTGGCAGAGTGCAGGAAATACCCCGGATCCTTGGATTGGTCCGGATGTTCAGGATTTAACACGCGAGCTTTATGAGGAAAAAGGCTTCCGCAGCTTTGTCTATACTCCTGTCGGATTCGTTGCGGATCACCTCGAAGTTCTTTTTGATAATGATTACGAATGCAAAGTTGTAACAGACGAACTTGGTGCAGCCTACTACCGTCCTGAAATGCCGAATGATCAGGCTGAATTTATCGATTGCCTGGCAACAGTCATAATGAAGCATCTTCAAATGTAA
- the hemY gene encoding protoporphyrinogen oxidase, with protein MMEKKKRVAILGGGLTGLSAAYYLQKELQEDVEITLIEASPRLGGKIQTVRKNGCIIEKGPDSFLERKASAPQLVRELGLENQLVNNSTGRSFVLLKDGLHPIPGGAVMGIPTQVRPFVTSGLFSFSGKLRAAGDFVLPKGERKGDQSLGQFFRRRLGDEVVENLIEPLLSGIYAGDIDKLSLMSTFPQFYKTEQEHRSLILGMKKSLPPTSQKHDPSKKGIFQTLTGGLQTLIEALEKNLSSVKVTKGTKVTGLQKKPSGTYSLELSGGTMMEADAVIMTIPHASAGSLLKESEFDYFRTMESTSVANVAMIFPKENVRMLKEGTGFVISRNGGYSITACTWTNKKWPHTAPADKVILRAYVGKAGEETIVDQTDEQLVKIVLEDFKKAMEITGLPEDYVVSRWKKAMPQYNVGHMENVRRIYSFVSKQYPGLFLAGASFEGVGLPDCIDQGKASVEQVRQYLHL; from the coding sequence ATGATGGAAAAGAAAAAAAGAGTGGCAATCCTCGGCGGAGGTCTAACCGGTTTATCCGCGGCTTACTATCTTCAAAAAGAGCTGCAAGAGGACGTAGAAATCACACTAATTGAAGCTAGTCCGCGGCTTGGAGGCAAAATTCAGACGGTCCGGAAAAATGGATGCATCATTGAAAAAGGACCTGATTCTTTTCTTGAGCGAAAGGCGAGTGCTCCGCAGCTTGTGCGGGAACTCGGTCTTGAAAACCAGCTGGTAAACAACTCTACCGGCCGTTCGTTTGTCCTGTTAAAAGACGGTCTTCATCCCATTCCGGGGGGAGCTGTTATGGGGATCCCTACTCAGGTTCGCCCATTCGTCACATCAGGTTTGTTTTCGTTCTCCGGGAAACTGCGTGCAGCTGGAGACTTTGTTCTTCCTAAGGGAGAGCGTAAAGGCGATCAATCGCTCGGCCAGTTTTTCAGAAGAAGACTTGGAGATGAGGTCGTTGAAAATCTGATTGAGCCGCTCCTCTCAGGCATCTATGCCGGAGACATAGATAAGCTTAGCCTGATGTCTACATTTCCGCAGTTTTATAAAACTGAACAGGAGCATAGAAGCCTGATTTTAGGAATGAAAAAATCATTGCCTCCAACGAGTCAGAAGCATGATCCTTCTAAAAAAGGAATATTTCAAACTCTGACCGGAGGACTTCAGACACTAATTGAGGCTCTTGAAAAAAATCTCAGTTCGGTCAAAGTGACGAAGGGCACAAAGGTCACGGGTCTTCAGAAGAAGCCGTCAGGGACGTATTCATTAGAACTAAGCGGGGGGACCATGATGGAAGCGGATGCGGTTATTATGACAATCCCGCATGCGTCCGCCGGCAGTCTCTTGAAGGAGAGCGAGTTTGATTATTTCAGGACAATGGAATCTACGTCGGTTGCAAACGTAGCGATGATTTTCCCCAAAGAGAACGTTCGAATGCTAAAAGAGGGAACTGGCTTTGTCATATCGAGAAACGGCGGGTATTCAATCACTGCCTGCACATGGACGAATAAAAAATGGCCGCATACAGCACCTGCTGATAAAGTGATTTTGCGGGCGTATGTCGGCAAAGCAGGAGAAGAAACCATCGTTGATCAAACAGATGAACAGCTCGTGAAAATTGTTCTGGAAGATTTTAAAAAAGCAATGGAAATTACCGGATTGCCGGAAGACTATGTTGTAAGCCGCTGGAAAAAGGCGATGCCTCAGTACAATGTCGGCCACATGGAAAATGTTCGGAGAATCTATAGCTTTGTCAGCAAACAATACCCTGGTCTTTTCCTTGCAGGAGCCTCGTTTGAAGGAGTGGGACTGCCAGATTGTATTGATCAGGGAAAAGCCAGCGTTGAACAAGTAAGGCAATATTTGCATTTGTAG
- a CDS encoding TetR/AcrR family transcriptional regulator has protein sequence MSVDRKQLIIEAAKKSFTQFGYKATTMDIVAKHANVAKGTIYTFFKNKEELFGEIITTLLAEIKHAADDAISPECSFFENVHRALYSVLEYRKKHQLTIKIFQESTELGTPAVQEVVARLEGMVIGYIKQKIHKAIAKGEIRPCDPELTSFLMLKLYISLIFDWEKHHDPLPKEKIAELFELYFLKGLSA, from the coding sequence GTGAGTGTAGACCGGAAGCAATTAATTATCGAGGCGGCAAAGAAATCCTTTACGCAGTTTGGATACAAAGCAACGACGATGGACATTGTAGCAAAGCATGCAAATGTAGCAAAAGGGACGATTTATACATTCTTTAAAAACAAGGAAGAACTGTTTGGTGAAATCATTACGACTCTTTTAGCCGAAATCAAGCATGCAGCTGATGACGCAATCAGTCCGGAATGCAGCTTTTTTGAAAATGTTCACCGTGCACTGTACAGCGTGCTTGAATATCGGAAAAAGCATCAGCTTACCATCAAGATCTTTCAGGAGAGCACCGAGCTCGGTACTCCTGCCGTCCAGGAAGTTGTAGCCCGTCTCGAAGGAATGGTGATCGGCTACATTAAGCAAAAGATTCATAAAGCAATAGCTAAAGGAGAAATCCGCCCATGCGATCCGGAGCTGACCTCGTTCCTCATGCTGAAGCTTTACATTTCTCTTATTTTTGATTGGGAAAAACATCACGATCCGCTTCCTAAAGAAAAAATAGCTGAACTATTTGAACTTTATTTTCTAAAGGGATTATCCGCTTAG